In Penicillium oxalicum strain HP7-1 chromosome I, whole genome shotgun sequence, a single window of DNA contains:
- a CDS encoding Casein kinase II subunit beta-1, with product MSSSEGAPESWISSFCSLMGHEFFAEVSEDFIEDDFNLTGLQSQVPMYKEALEMILDVEPEDDEEEEEEEEEEEDEDEILGDERPLAYRRAGDRRHTRVASDLSVIESSAELLYGLIHQRYITSRPGIQQMLEKYEMQHFGVCPRVNCGGCKVLPVGRSDTPGQETVKLFCPGCLDIYTPPNSRFHSVDGAFFGTTFGCLFFMTFPDLSVGPRLDGPLAAAGRSSSTPASAQFLNEPPTPEEQPAEINGMHTSNFCPGLGRGKIYDPKIYGFKVSEVSRVGPRMKWLRMKPRDIFEVDEARNYELYAAERDHEVRENEAREREADNDGDMEMNAEQSQEAAIANRKKAPMRRRRQTPSQTAPSDQMSVQSTEIG from the coding sequence ATGTCGTCGTCAGAGGGCGCCCCGGAGTCGTGGATCTCCTCCTTTTGCTCGCTCATGGGCCATGAGTTCTTTGCAGAGGTCTCGGAGGATTTCATCGAGGATGATTTCAATCTGACTGGATTGCAGTCTCAAGTGCCCATGTACAAGGAGGCATTGGAGATGATTCTGGATGTGGAACcggaagatgatgaggaggaggaggaagaagaagaggaagaggaagatgaggacgagaTCCTGGGTGATGAGCGACCTCTGGCGTACCGGAGGGCCGGCGATCGTCGGCATACACGTGTGGCGAGCGACTTGAGTGTTATCGAGAGCTCTGCAGAGCTGCTGTATGGGTTGATCCACCAGCGATACATCACCTCGCGGCCTGGTATTCAACAGATGCTTGAAAAGTACGAAATGCAACACTTTGGAGTGTGTCCGCGCGTGAATTGCGGTGGGTGCAAGGTCCTCCCCGTGGGCCGATCCGACACTCCTGGCCAAGAAACCGTCAAGCTCTTCTGCCCAGGCTGTTTGGACATCTACACCCCACCCAACAGCCGGTTCCACTCTGTCGATGGTGCCTTTTTTGGCACCACCTTTGGATGTCTTTTCTTTATGACTTTCCCCGATCTCAGCGTCGGCCCACGCCTCGACGGTCCTCTGGCTGCTGCCGGTcgctcctcatccacaccTGCCAGCGCACAATTCCTCAACGAACCCCCCACCCCCGAAGAACAGCCGGCCGAGATCAACGGCATGCATACCTCCAACTTCTGTCCTGGTCTCGGGCGCGGAAAGATCTACGACCCAAAGATCTACGGATTCAAGGTTTCCGAGGTGTCGCGCGTCGGCCCGCGGATGAAGTGGCTTCGTATGAAGCCAAGGGATATCTTTGAGGTGGATGAAGCTCGCAATTACGAGCTCTATGCCGCGGAACGGGATCATGAAGTGAGGGAGAATGAGGCACGCGAACGTGAGGCTGACAATGATGGTGATATGGAAATGAATGCTGAACAATCACAAGAAGCGGCAATCGCGAATCGAAAAAAGGCCCCCATGCGCCGTCGACGACAGACGCCCAGCCAGACGGCTCCTTCGGACCAGATGAGCGTGCAGAGCACTGAGATTGGTTGA